From the genome of Merismopedia glauca CCAP 1448/3, one region includes:
- a CDS encoding proton extrusion protein PcxA, with protein MEISGLIPFKSSWRKASQWLYQTPERSLDQAYSAALKIKALEDEHFGGKKVSIEGSEYGDSLNAYFLAELRKYLNIAKVRLVEFRTSRSLITNNDALKGELQPPNLNLEDKQTEEVIIEKLKFIDSAIARYTSKSTQLVPVSQNLTNKLEKTTNSSQSSSNKPDKLNTPDNFKNRDVETVSDKTKIVPRTILGTLRRIKRELDPEAEEKVVTNFRKSKNKTVISLRFLLLLILIPLLVHQISKATIVGPLVDKFRVEQNAEVFLNVDLQEEAFREWERYEKEIKFKTMLGIIPQLNPEEMEEKVKERVEEIKTEYAQKSADAVKNVFADMFSLLGFALVIVTNKKEIAIFKSFIDEIVYGLSDSAKAFIIILLTDIFVGYHSPHGWEVVLTSISRHLGLPENEEFNFLFIATFPVILDTIFKYWIFRYLNRISPSAVATYRNMNE; from the coding sequence ATGGAGATATCGGGACTGATACCATTTAAATCTTCGTGGCGTAAAGCTAGTCAGTGGTTATATCAAACTCCTGAAAGATCTTTAGATCAAGCTTACAGTGCAGCCTTAAAAATTAAAGCTTTAGAGGATGAGCATTTTGGCGGTAAGAAAGTATCTATCGAAGGTAGTGAATATGGAGATAGTCTCAATGCTTATTTTTTAGCAGAATTAAGGAAATATCTCAACATTGCTAAAGTAAGATTAGTAGAATTTAGAACTAGTCGCTCTTTAATTACTAATAATGATGCTCTCAAAGGAGAACTTCAACCTCCCAATCTAAATTTAGAAGATAAACAAACAGAAGAAGTTATTATTGAGAAACTCAAGTTTATCGATAGTGCGATCGCCAGATATACTTCTAAATCAACTCAACTAGTTCCAGTTAGTCAAAATCTGACAAATAAGTTAGAAAAAACCACTAATTCAAGCCAATCCAGCAGCAATAAACCAGACAAACTCAATACCCCAGATAATTTTAAAAATAGAGATGTCGAAACTGTCTCCGACAAAACTAAGATAGTACCCAGAACCATACTAGGAACCTTAAGGCGGATCAAACGAGAATTAGACCCCGAAGCTGAAGAAAAGGTAGTTACCAACTTCCGCAAATCGAAAAACAAAACTGTTATTTCTCTGCGCTTTCTGCTTTTATTAATTCTCATCCCCCTCCTAGTTCACCAAATTAGTAAAGCTACGATTGTCGGACCGTTAGTTGATAAATTTAGGGTGGAACAGAATGCAGAAGTATTTTTAAATGTGGATTTACAAGAGGAAGCTTTTAGGGAATGGGAACGATACGAAAAAGAAATTAAATTTAAGACTATGTTAGGGATAATTCCCCAACTTAATCCCGAAGAAATGGAGGAAAAAGTTAAGGAAAGAGTTGAAGAAATTAAAACAGAATATGCTCAAAAAAGTGCAGATGCAGTCAAAAATGTCTTTGCCGATATGTTCTCTTTGCTTGGTTTCGCCCTTGTAATTGTTACTAACAAGAAAGAGATTGCTATTTTTAAATCTTTCATTGATGAAATAGTCTACGGTTTAAGCGATAGCGCTAAAGCTTTTATTATCATTTTGCTGACAGATATTTTTGTCGGTTACCACTCACCTCACGGTTGGGAAGTAGTGTTGACAAGTATATCTAGACATTTAGGATTACCAGAAAATGAAGAATTTAACTTCCTATTTATCGCGACTTTTCCCGTGATTTTAGATACTATTTTCAAATATTGGATCTTCCGCTACCTGAACCGAATTTCGCCTTCTGCTGTGGCTACATATCGAAACATGAATGAGTAA
- the glmS gene encoding glutamine--fructose-6-phosphate transaminase (isomerizing) has translation MCGIVGYIGTRAATEILLAGLEKLEYRGYDSAGVATVSEGNLDCVRAKGKLCNLQEKLESLNNPARLGIGHTRWATHGKPEEYNAHPHTDTNRRLAVVQNGIIENYRDLRSKLKAKGHEFRSETDTEVIPHLIADYLSVSGNSFLDAVRQAVNDLKGAFAIAAICADYPDELIVARQQAPLVIGFGQGEFFCASDTPALVQYTKAILPLENGELARITPLGVEVYNFAGDKLRKAPRTLNWNPVMVEKQGFRHFMLKEIYEQPGVVRACLEAYLSSGWQSEAGTSPINLGLPSELFSEVQQIQIVACGTSWHAALVGKYLLEQLAGIPTNVHYASEFRYAPPPLTPNTLTIGISQSGETADTLAALTMEQQRRADKEPRWQARLLGITNRPESSLAQLVPHIIDTHGGIEIGVAATKSFVAQLMAFYCLTLDFAAHRQSLSTTEIEKMLGGLQQLPAQMELILESQERYIEELAHSYVDTTDFIFVGRGISFPIALEGALKLKEISYIHAEGYPSGELKHGPIALLDAKVPVVSIAIPGKVYEKALSNAQEAKARDSELIGVTQLNDEEAAEIFDKILPVPPVDELLSPILTVIPLQLLAYHIAARRGLDVDQPRNLAKSVTVE, from the coding sequence ATGTGCGGTATTGTAGGATACATCGGGACTAGAGCCGCCACCGAAATTCTGCTAGCCGGACTGGAAAAGCTAGAGTATAGAGGCTACGACTCTGCTGGGGTAGCTACAGTTAGCGAAGGGAATTTAGACTGCGTTCGGGCTAAAGGTAAACTCTGCAACCTGCAAGAAAAGCTCGAAAGCCTAAATAATCCAGCTAGGCTTGGGATTGGGCATACTCGCTGGGCAACTCACGGGAAACCAGAAGAATACAACGCTCATCCGCATACAGACACAAATAGGCGCTTAGCTGTAGTTCAAAACGGAATTATTGAAAACTATCGCGATCTCAGAAGTAAACTGAAAGCGAAAGGTCATGAATTTCGCTCGGAAACCGATACAGAAGTCATTCCTCATCTGATTGCCGACTATTTATCTGTCAGTGGCAACTCCTTTTTAGATGCTGTCAGACAAGCTGTAAACGATTTAAAAGGAGCATTTGCGATCGCAGCTATCTGTGCAGACTATCCCGATGAATTAATTGTAGCTCGGCAACAAGCCCCATTAGTAATTGGATTTGGTCAAGGCGAGTTTTTCTGTGCTTCTGATACTCCTGCCTTGGTGCAATATACCAAAGCTATACTACCCCTAGAAAATGGCGAATTAGCTCGAATTACTCCTCTAGGAGTCGAAGTTTATAACTTTGCAGGAGACAAACTTCGCAAAGCCCCTCGCACCCTCAACTGGAACCCCGTTATGGTGGAAAAACAAGGGTTCCGCCACTTCATGCTCAAAGAAATTTACGAGCAACCAGGAGTCGTCAGGGCTTGTTTAGAAGCATATCTCAGTTCAGGATGGCAATCGGAAGCAGGTACATCGCCCATTAATTTAGGTTTACCCAGCGAACTATTTTCTGAAGTACAACAAATTCAAATAGTTGCTTGCGGTACTAGTTGGCACGCAGCTTTAGTCGGAAAATACTTATTAGAGCAATTAGCGGGGATTCCCACTAACGTTCATTACGCCTCTGAATTTCGTTATGCACCACCCCCACTAACTCCCAACACCCTCACCATTGGGATTAGTCAATCAGGAGAAACTGCTGATACTCTAGCGGCTTTGACAATGGAACAGCAACGGCGTGCAGATAAAGAACCTCGTTGGCAAGCTCGTTTATTAGGAATTACCAATAGACCAGAAAGTTCCCTCGCCCAACTTGTACCCCACATCATTGATACTCATGGGGGGATTGAAATAGGGGTAGCAGCGACTAAATCTTTTGTGGCTCAATTGATGGCATTTTATTGCTTAACTTTGGATTTTGCGGCTCATCGCCAAAGCCTTTCAACCACTGAAATAGAGAAGATGCTAGGCGGTTTGCAACAGCTACCCGCTCAAATGGAACTGATTTTAGAAAGTCAAGAGCGCTACATTGAGGAATTAGCTCATAGTTACGTGGATACTACCGACTTTATTTTTGTAGGCAGAGGGATTAGTTTCCCCATTGCCTTAGAGGGGGCGCTGAAGCTCAAGGAGATTAGTTACATTCACGCTGAAGGGTATCCTTCAGGAGAACTGAAACACGGTCCTATTGCCCTATTAGATGCCAAAGTGCCCGTAGTCTCGATCGCTATTCCTGGTAAGGTTTATGAAAAGGCTTTATCTAATGCTCAAGAAGCCAAAGCTAGAGATTCAGAGTTAATCGGTGTCACCCAGTTAAATGATGAGGAAGCTGCGGAAATATTCGATAAAATCTTGCCAGTTCCTCCAGTTGATGAACTTCTGTCCCCAATTTTGACAGTAATCCCTTTACAACTTCTGGCTTATCATATAGCGGCTCGTCGCGGTTTAGATGTGGATCAACCCAGAAATTTAGCCAAATCGGTAACTGTAGAATAG
- a CDS encoding family 10 glycosylhydrolase produces the protein MKRHLWIGLLLGSTLFQIGGKIPLSQAKTLGYCQQVKDAIAQKHQLLNSSLQGNRNARTRYQKLLKNHAQDLQECRRQTWPPSQGIWLRLYACDLRPGYIEEILDRIVNRGYNKVYVEVLGDSQVLLPVADNPTPWPSVVRSPGQERADLLAQAIQKGRERGLKVYAWMFSMNFGYTYSLRPDRQGAIARNGKGETAVITTSEGSQAFVDPYNLQAKTDYNKLVKSVLRRRPDGVLFDYIRYPRGEGSNSVVSKVQDLWIYGDAAFNALYNRGLNNKGKDLIRRFASRGYITAGDVRQLDQLYPSEGSPLWQGRNPAPQEMQLPPEARQPVWQWELWQLSVAHAAQGVLDFLATAMYPVQKQGLITGAVFFPDANQPVRQTGYDSRLQPWDRFPKNMEWHPMLYAVCNSSACISEQLQRVLQQATSQTRVSPVLAGVWGKKWNNKPPLETQMASLRQFSPKVESVSHFAFSWQEPKFTQERQSCRP, from the coding sequence TTGAAAAGGCATTTATGGATTGGATTGCTGCTAGGTAGCACCCTCTTCCAAATAGGAGGGAAAATTCCCTTGAGTCAAGCCAAAACCCTGGGTTACTGTCAACAAGTAAAAGACGCGATCGCCCAAAAACACCAGTTACTCAATTCTTCTTTACAAGGGAATCGCAACGCCAGAACTCGCTATCAAAAACTGCTCAAAAACCACGCCCAAGACTTACAAGAATGTCGCCGTCAAACTTGGCCTCCATCTCAAGGAATTTGGTTGCGGCTTTATGCTTGCGATCTCAGACCTGGATACATTGAGGAAATTTTAGATCGGATTGTCAATCGTGGCTATAACAAAGTTTATGTAGAAGTGCTAGGAGACAGTCAAGTATTGCTCCCAGTGGCAGATAATCCAACTCCTTGGCCCTCTGTAGTGCGATCGCCAGGACAAGAAAGAGCCGATTTGTTAGCCCAAGCCATTCAAAAAGGGCGAGAAAGGGGCTTAAAAGTCTACGCTTGGATGTTTAGCATGAACTTCGGTTATACCTACTCCTTGCGCCCAGATAGACAAGGTGCGATCGCTCGTAATGGCAAAGGAGAAACCGCCGTCATCACCACTTCTGAAGGTTCTCAAGCTTTTGTCGATCCCTACAACCTGCAAGCCAAAACCGACTATAACAAACTAGTCAAATCCGTCCTTCGCAGACGACCAGATGGGGTTTTATTTGACTATATCCGCTATCCCCGTGGAGAAGGTAGTAATTCAGTCGTCAGCAAAGTTCAAGACTTGTGGATTTATGGTGATGCTGCTTTCAATGCTCTTTACAACCGTGGATTAAATAACAAAGGCAAAGATCTAATCCGAAGATTCGCCAGTCGCGGTTACATCACCGCAGGGGATGTCAGACAATTAGACCAACTATACCCCAGTGAAGGTTCTCCACTGTGGCAAGGTCGCAATCCAGCGCCACAGGAAATGCAATTACCTCCAGAAGCCAGACAACCTGTATGGCAGTGGGAACTATGGCAATTAAGTGTCGCTCATGCTGCTCAAGGAGTGTTAGACTTTTTAGCTACAGCCATGTATCCCGTTCAAAAGCAAGGATTGATTACTGGAGCCGTATTTTTCCCAGATGCAAACCAACCAGTCAGGCAAACTGGCTATGATTCTCGCTTACAGCCCTGGGATCGGTTTCCGAAAAATATGGAATGGCATCCGATGTTGTATGCCGTTTGTAACAGTAGTGCTTGTATCTCTGAGCAACTGCAACGAGTCTTGCAGCAGGCAACCTCACAGACTCGCGTTTCTCCGGTCTTAGCGGGAGTTTGGGGCAAAAAATGGAATAATAAACCCCCTTTAGAAACTCAAATGGCAAGCTTGCGTCAATTTAGTCCTAAAGTAGAATCTGTGAGCCATTTTGCTTTTTCTTGGCAAGAACCCAAGTTTACGCAAGAAAGACAAAGTTGTAGACCATAG
- the psb27 gene encoding photosystem II protein Psb27: protein MKRYLSSLLALVLVIAIAISGCGTDTPAGMVGNYNQDTLTLLQNLRTAVDLPDDSPDKSAAQGIAKQSINDYAALYRRDDNLSRLSSFTTLRTALNSLAAHYTSYPNRPLPQKLKDRLAQEFAQAEAALKRGS from the coding sequence ATGAAGCGTTACTTGTCAAGTTTACTAGCTTTAGTACTAGTAATAGCGATCGCCATCTCTGGTTGCGGTACTGATACCCCCGCAGGCATGGTAGGTAATTACAACCAAGATACTCTGACCTTACTGCAAAACTTAAGAACAGCAGTCGATCTGCCTGACGACTCTCCTGACAAATCTGCGGCTCAAGGCATAGCTAAACAAAGCATTAACGATTATGCTGCCTTATACCGTCGGGATGATAATTTATCTAGGTTGAGTTCGTTTACCACCTTACGCACCGCTTTAAATTCTTTGGCGGCTCACTATACATCATATCCCAATCGTCCTTTACCCCAAAAACTCAAAGATCGCCTAGCTCAAGAATTTGCTCAAGCAGAAGCCGCTTTGAAGCGAGGATCTTAA
- the pstB gene encoding phosphate ABC transporter ATP-binding protein PstB, with product MTSNYSSLQSLEQPISHPVALAAEKVRVYYGSFLALKDTYINIPQNKVTAFIGPSGCGKSTLLRCFNRMNDLIPGAKVEGRIEFHGENLHDSKFDRKIEEVRRRIGMVFQKPNPFSKSIYENIAFGARINGYRGNMDELVEKSLRKAALWDEAKDKLKQSGLSLSGGQQQRLCIARAIAVQPEVILMDEPCSALDPISTIRVEELIQELKAQYTIIIVTHNMQQATRVSDMTAFFNVTLEKGGRTGYLGEFDSTENIFQNPKEQATQEYVSGRFG from the coding sequence ATGACATCTAATTACTCTAGTCTTCAGTCTCTAGAACAACCTATCTCTCACCCAGTAGCTTTAGCCGCCGAAAAAGTTAGGGTTTATTATGGTTCTTTCTTAGCATTAAAAGACACATATATCAATATTCCGCAAAATAAAGTTACGGCTTTCATTGGTCCTTCTGGTTGCGGTAAAAGCACCTTACTCAGATGCTTTAACCGGATGAACGATCTGATTCCAGGAGCCAAGGTAGAAGGTAGAATCGAGTTTCATGGAGAAAACCTTCACGACTCAAAATTTGACCGCAAAATTGAAGAAGTACGCCGTCGGATTGGAATGGTATTCCAAAAACCGAATCCCTTTTCTAAATCCATCTACGAAAATATTGCTTTTGGAGCCAGAATTAACGGCTATCGCGGTAATATGGACGAATTGGTCGAAAAAAGCTTGCGAAAAGCAGCATTATGGGATGAAGCAAAAGATAAACTCAAGCAAAGTGGATTATCTCTTTCTGGCGGACAACAGCAAAGATTGTGTATTGCTAGAGCTATAGCTGTTCAACCCGAAGTTATTTTGATGGATGAACCTTGTTCGGCTCTAGATCCCATTTCCACTATCCGCGTGGAAGAGTTAATCCAAGAACTGAAAGCGCAATATACCATCATTATCGTCACCCACAATATGCAGCAAGCGACGCGGGTATCCGATATGACAGCATTTTTCAATGTCACCTTAGAAAAAGGCGGACGTACAGGCTATTTAGGAGAGTTCGACAGCACTGAAAATATCTTCCAAAATCCCAAAGAACAAGCTACCCAAGAATACGTTAGTGGTAGATTCGGCTAA
- the pstA gene encoding phosphate ABC transporter permease PstA, with amino-acid sequence MSAHNPINSSNQEIDPSLLFNVSLDKRHTYDRIFAIATWVATAIGLIVLAALLIDTVADAWPRLTGDFINNFPSRRPLQAGIKPALIGTLWLLGLTASIAFPLGVGAGIYLEEYAPDDWISRIIEINIANLAGVPSIIYGMLGLQVFVRIMEPLTGGRSILAGAMTLALLILPIIIITTRETLRAIPSSLRQAGFALGATRWQVIREHIFPLALPGIMTGTILALSRAIGETAPLIVVGAATFVTFLPKDLQSQFTALPLQIFNWVSRAEEEFHTNAAAGIVILMVVLLFMNGIAIYLRNKFQQGRN; translated from the coding sequence ATGTCAGCCCACAATCCCATAAACAGCAGTAATCAAGAAATAGATCCAAGTCTATTATTCAATGTTTCTCTAGACAAACGTCATACTTACGATCGCATATTTGCGATCGCCACTTGGGTAGCTACAGCGATCGGTTTAATCGTTCTAGCTGCTTTACTAATTGATACTGTAGCAGATGCTTGGCCAAGGCTCACAGGTGATTTTATCAACAATTTCCCTTCCCGCAGACCTTTACAAGCAGGAATTAAACCAGCTTTAATTGGAACTTTATGGTTATTAGGTTTAACCGCCTCAATTGCTTTTCCTTTAGGAGTGGGAGCCGGAATTTATCTAGAAGAATATGCTCCAGATGACTGGATTTCCCGCATCATTGAAATCAACATTGCTAACTTAGCGGGTGTCCCTTCCATTATTTACGGAATGTTGGGATTGCAAGTTTTTGTCCGAATTATGGAACCCTTAACTGGGGGACGTAGTATACTGGCAGGAGCTATGACTTTAGCTTTACTAATTTTACCAATCATCATCATCACCACCCGCGAAACCCTACGAGCAATCCCCTCTAGTTTGCGTCAAGCTGGATTTGCTTTAGGAGCAACTCGCTGGCAGGTGATTAGGGAACATATTTTCCCTCTGGCATTACCTGGGATTATGACTGGGACAATTTTAGCTCTATCTAGGGCAATTGGGGAAACTGCTCCTTTGATTGTCGTTGGTGCAGCTACCTTTGTTACTTTTCTGCCCAAAGACTTACAAAGTCAATTTACCGCCTTACCATTGCAAATTTTTAACTGGGTTTCTCGCGCCGAGGAAGAATTTCACACTAATGCGGCAGCCGGAATTGTAATATTAATGGTAGTGCTACTTTTTATGAATGGAATAGCTATCTATCTACGTAATAAATTCCAACAAGGTCGCAACTGA
- the pstC gene encoding phosphate ABC transporter permease subunit PstC has protein sequence MSTNQAISVEGDRQKLWQPQRGLNKVVEQVVKLTFLIFALISVATTIGIVLSISYETLEFFKEIPITRFLTETEWSPTFANKKFGIIVLVCGTIVTTAISIGIALPVGLLAAICLSEYAPEKLRRILKPALEILAGVPTVVYGYFALLFVTPILKGFIPGLETFNALSAGLVMGVSIIPLVASLSEDAIYAVPNALRQGSYALGATKRETIMSVVLPSALSGIVASFILAISRAIGETMIVTIAAGQNPQLTVNPFVKVQTMTAYIVQVSKGDTPAGSLVYKTLFAVGAALFFMTLVLNILSFWFVRKFRQKYD, from the coding sequence CTTAAATAAGGTAGTCGAACAAGTTGTCAAGTTGACTTTCCTGATCTTTGCTTTAATCTCTGTCGCTACCACCATCGGGATTGTCTTAAGTATTAGTTACGAAACCTTAGAGTTTTTTAAAGAAATTCCCATCACCAGATTTTTGACGGAAACTGAATGGTCGCCTACTTTTGCTAACAAAAAGTTTGGCATCATTGTTTTAGTGTGTGGCACAATTGTGACAACTGCAATTTCGATTGGAATTGCTTTACCAGTGGGATTATTAGCGGCGATTTGCCTCAGCGAATATGCTCCAGAAAAGCTGAGACGGATTCTGAAACCAGCTTTGGAAATATTAGCTGGTGTCCCCACCGTAGTTTATGGCTACTTTGCCCTATTATTTGTCACGCCAATTTTGAAAGGTTTTATTCCAGGCTTAGAGACATTTAATGCTCTCAGTGCTGGATTAGTCATGGGAGTTTCTATTATTCCCCTAGTCGCTTCTTTGAGTGAAGATGCGATTTATGCAGTTCCCAACGCTCTCAGACAAGGATCTTATGCCTTGGGAGCTACTAAACGGGAAACAATTATGTCTGTGGTTTTACCCTCAGCTTTGTCGGGGATTGTAGCTTCCTTCATTTTGGCGATTTCTCGCGCCATTGGTGAAACTATGATTGTCACCATCGCGGCTGGACAAAACCCCCAACTCACCGTCAATCCCTTCGTCAAAGTTCAAACCATGACGGCTTACATCGTCCAAGTCAGTAAAGGGGATACTCCAGCCGGTTCTTTGGTTTATAAAACCCTTTTTGCTGTAGGCGCTGCATTGTTCTTCATGACCTTAGTTTTAAATATCTTAAGCTTCTGGTTCGTGCGGAAATTCCGGCAAAAATACGATTAG